Proteins from a genomic interval of Geodermatophilus obscurus DSM 43160:
- a CDS encoding polyadenylate-specific 3'-exoribonuclease AS → MRRFFYDTEFIEDGTTIDLVSIGVVDEAGREFYAVSTEFDERRAIPWVRRNVLDQLPPPADRAWRSRRRIRDDLLAFLTGPGEEVELWAWYAAYDHVALCQLWGAMPALPRPIPRFTRELRQRWDDLGQPPLPPRPDGTHDALVDARYNLARWRAMEGAAR, encoded by the coding sequence GTGCGGCGCTTCTTCTACGACACCGAGTTCATCGAGGACGGCACCACCATCGACCTCGTCTCGATCGGCGTCGTCGACGAGGCCGGCCGGGAGTTCTACGCCGTCAGCACGGAGTTCGACGAGCGGCGGGCGATCCCCTGGGTGCGGCGAAACGTGCTCGACCAGCTGCCGCCGCCGGCCGACCGGGCGTGGCGCAGCCGGCGGCGCATCCGCGACGACCTGCTGGCCTTCCTCACCGGCCCGGGTGAGGAGGTCGAGCTGTGGGCCTGGTACGCCGCCTACGACCACGTGGCGCTGTGCCAGCTGTGGGGCGCGATGCCGGCGCTGCCGCGGCCGATCCCCCGGTTCACCCGGGAGCTGCGCCAGCGCTGGGACGACCTCGGGCAGCCGCCACTACCGCCGCGGCCCGACGGCACCCACGACGCGCTGGTCGACGCCCGCTACAACCTGGCCCGCTGGCGGGCGATGGAGGGCGCGGCCCGCTGA
- a CDS encoding NAD(P)H-binding protein: protein MPRVIAVTGATGALGRRVVDRLAGRDDVRLRLVVRDAARAPRVPGAEVAAVPAGYADAPGLTAALSGVHTLYLVSAAEAEDRLQQHLTAVAAAAAAGVQRVVYTSFLGAAPDAVFTLARQHAATEAALAATGVRTTVLRHAMYADFVPFFAVAEDGRAVIAAPADDGRASFVSRDDLADVAAAVLGEDSPALDGAVLDVTGPEALSLDDTAAVLADVTGRPAVYRRQTVAEAWATRRPSGHPDWEIEGWVTSYRAIAAGELARVTDAVPALTGHPARTVAEHLRAHPEDWAHLRS from the coding sequence ATGCCCAGGGTGATCGCTGTCACAGGGGCCACGGGCGCCCTCGGCCGCCGTGTCGTCGACCGGCTCGCCGGCCGGGACGACGTGCGCCTGCGGTTGGTCGTGCGCGACGCCGCCCGCGCGCCGCGGGTCCCCGGCGCCGAGGTGGCTGCCGTCCCGGCCGGGTACGCCGACGCCCCGGGCCTGACCGCGGCCCTCAGCGGGGTGCACACCCTCTACCTGGTGTCGGCCGCCGAGGCCGAGGACCGGCTGCAGCAGCACCTCACCGCCGTCGCCGCGGCCGCCGCGGCCGGCGTGCAGCGCGTGGTCTACACCTCCTTCCTCGGGGCCGCGCCGGACGCCGTCTTCACCCTGGCCCGCCAGCACGCGGCCACCGAGGCGGCCCTGGCCGCGACCGGCGTGCGCACCACGGTGCTGCGGCACGCGATGTACGCCGACTTCGTGCCCTTCTTCGCCGTCGCCGAGGACGGGCGGGCGGTGATCGCCGCGCCGGCCGACGACGGGCGCGCGTCCTTCGTCTCCCGCGACGACCTGGCCGACGTCGCGGCCGCCGTCCTGGGTGAGGACTCCCCCGCCCTCGACGGCGCCGTGCTGGACGTCACCGGGCCCGAGGCGCTGTCACTGGACGACACCGCCGCCGTGCTCGCCGACGTCACCGGCCGGCCCGCCGTCTACCGGCGCCAGACGGTGGCGGAGGCGTGGGCGACCCGCCGCCCGTCGGGGCACCCGGACTGGGAGATCGAGGGCTGGGTCACCAGCTACCGGGCGATCGCGGCGGGCGAGCTCGCCCGCGTGACCGACGCCGTCCCGGCATTGACCGGACACCCGGCGCGGACGGTGGCCGAGCACCTGCGCGCGCACCCCGAGGACTGGGCCCACCTGCGCTCCTGA
- a CDS encoding class II 3-deoxy-7-phosphoheptulonate synthase, whose translation MTLSDPATSLPDLDRWRELPVAQQPEWPDRAALDAVLATLSSVPPIVAPTEVDELRTRLAEVAQGRAFLLQGGDCAETFDLNTDAHLQSTTRTLLQMAVVLTYGASVPVVKVGRVAGQYAKPRSSNTDALGLPSYRGDMVNDLEPVLEKRIPDPNRLVRAYANSAAAMNMIRAYARGGLADLHAVHDWNKDFVASSPAGVRYEVIAREIDRALAFMKACGVDDTALRGVELYNSHEALILDYERALLRVHEGRPYAASAHFVWIGERTRQLDGAHVEFMSRIANPIGVKIGPTTTPEQATELVERLDPEGIPGRLTLISRMGNGKIRDVLPAIVEKVTASGHQVVWQCDPMHGNTHESSTGYKTRHFDRVVDEVLGFFDVHRALGTWPGGIHVELTGEDVTECLGGAMEISDEDLNSRYETACDPRLNTGQSLELAFLVAEMLRG comes from the coding sequence GTGACACTCTCCGACCCGGCGACCTCGCTGCCCGATCTGGACCGCTGGCGGGAGCTGCCCGTCGCCCAGCAGCCGGAGTGGCCCGACCGTGCCGCGCTGGACGCCGTCCTCGCCACCCTCTCCTCCGTGCCGCCCATCGTGGCGCCCACCGAGGTCGACGAGCTGCGCACGCGGCTGGCAGAGGTGGCGCAGGGCCGGGCGTTCCTGCTGCAGGGCGGGGACTGCGCGGAGACCTTCGACCTCAACACCGACGCGCACCTGCAGAGCACCACGCGCACGCTGCTGCAGATGGCCGTCGTCCTGACCTACGGCGCCAGCGTGCCGGTGGTCAAGGTGGGCCGGGTGGCCGGGCAGTACGCCAAGCCGCGGTCGTCCAACACCGACGCGCTGGGCCTGCCCTCCTACCGGGGCGACATGGTCAACGACCTCGAGCCGGTGCTCGAGAAGCGGATCCCCGACCCGAACCGGCTGGTGCGCGCCTACGCCAACTCCGCGGCCGCGATGAACATGATCCGCGCCTACGCCCGCGGCGGCCTGGCCGACCTGCACGCGGTGCACGACTGGAACAAGGACTTCGTCGCCAGCTCCCCGGCGGGCGTGCGCTACGAGGTGATCGCCCGCGAGATCGACCGGGCCCTGGCGTTCATGAAGGCCTGCGGCGTCGACGACACCGCGCTGCGCGGTGTGGAGCTCTACAACAGCCACGAGGCGCTGATCCTCGACTACGAGCGGGCGCTGCTGCGGGTGCACGAGGGCCGCCCCTACGCCGCCTCGGCGCACTTCGTCTGGATCGGCGAGCGGACCCGCCAGCTCGACGGCGCGCACGTGGAGTTCATGTCGCGGATCGCCAACCCGATCGGCGTGAAGATCGGCCCGACGACGACCCCCGAGCAGGCGACCGAGCTGGTCGAGCGGCTCGACCCCGAGGGCATCCCGGGCCGGCTCACCCTGATCAGCCGGATGGGCAACGGGAAGATCCGCGACGTCCTGCCGGCGATCGTGGAGAAGGTCACCGCCAGCGGCCACCAGGTCGTCTGGCAGTGCGACCCGATGCACGGCAACACCCACGAGTCCTCCACCGGCTACAAGACCCGGCACTTCGACCGGGTCGTCGACGAGGTGCTCGGCTTCTTCGACGTGCACCGGGCGCTGGGCACCTGGCCCGGCGGCATCCACGTGGAGCTCACCGGCGAGGACGTCACGGAGTGCCTCGGCGGCGCCATGGAGATCAGCGACGAGGACCTCAACAGCCGCTACGAGACCGCCTGCGACCCGCGACTGAACACCGGCCAGTCGCTGGAGCTGGCCTTCCTGGTGGCGGAGATGCTCCGTGGCTGA
- a CDS encoding threonine aldolase family protein: MAESAIVDLRSDTVTKPTPGMRRAMAEAEVGDDVYGEDPTIRALEERVAGLFGHEAGLFVPSGTMGNQIGLRLVCEPGQEVLCDSEAHIVTYEMGAAAVLFGISTRTVVSDGGRLDVAQLVDQVRPHGNWHLTATAAVAVENTHNRGGGLVQPLDQLQALWDWSRQAGVNVHLDGARVFNAHVASGVDLATYGSLADTASVCLSKGLGAPVGSVLVASADRIAAARLWRKRLGGGMRQAGVLAAAGLYALDSHLDRLAEDHEHAQLLAKRLGLDPATVETNLVRLDGVPAPAVAEAAKARGVLVSQTDARRLRLVTNLGVDREGVDRAADVLAELLDR, translated from the coding sequence GTGGCTGAGTCCGCGATCGTCGACCTGCGGTCGGACACGGTCACGAAGCCCACGCCCGGCATGCGCCGGGCGATGGCAGAGGCCGAGGTCGGCGACGACGTCTACGGCGAGGACCCGACCATCCGCGCCCTCGAGGAGCGGGTGGCGGGCCTGTTCGGTCACGAGGCCGGGCTGTTCGTGCCGTCGGGGACGATGGGCAACCAGATCGGGCTGCGCCTGGTCTGCGAGCCCGGTCAGGAGGTCCTCTGCGACTCCGAGGCGCACATCGTCACCTACGAGATGGGCGCCGCGGCGGTCCTGTTCGGCATCTCCACCCGCACCGTGGTCTCCGACGGCGGCCGGCTCGACGTCGCTCAGCTGGTCGACCAGGTGCGCCCGCACGGCAACTGGCACCTGACCGCCACGGCCGCCGTCGCCGTGGAGAACACGCACAACCGCGGCGGCGGTCTGGTGCAGCCGCTGGACCAGCTGCAGGCGCTGTGGGACTGGTCGCGGCAGGCGGGCGTCAACGTGCACCTCGACGGCGCCCGGGTCTTCAACGCGCACGTGGCCTCAGGGGTCGACCTGGCCACCTACGGCTCGCTCGCCGACACCGCCTCGGTGTGCCTGTCCAAGGGGCTGGGCGCGCCGGTCGGCTCGGTGCTCGTCGCCTCGGCCGACCGGATCGCCGCCGCCCGGCTGTGGCGCAAGCGGCTCGGCGGCGGGATGCGGCAGGCCGGGGTGCTCGCCGCGGCCGGGCTGTACGCACTCGACTCCCACCTCGACCGGCTGGCCGAGGACCACGAGCACGCCCAGCTGCTGGCCAAGCGGCTCGGGCTCGACCCCGCGACGGTCGAGACCAACCTGGTCCGGCTGGACGGCGTCCCGGCGCCGGCCGTGGCCGAGGCCGCCAAGGCGCGGGGCGTGCTGGTCAGCCAGACCGACGCCCGCCGGCTGCGACTGGTGACCAACCTCGGCGTCGACCGCGAGGGTGTCGACCGCGCCGCCGACGTCCTCGCCGAGCTGCTCGACCGCTGA
- a CDS encoding lysophospholipid acyltransferase family protein, translated as MLFYWFLKYVALGPVVKLVFRPHVEGVEHVPPRGAAILASNHLSAADWVFMPLSVRRRVTFLAKAEYFTGSGLKGFLQRAFFTGAGQVPIDRTSASAAEDAIQTGLRLLRQGRLLGIYPEGTRSPDGRLFRGKTGVARMTLETGVPVVPVAMVYRPRRLPLVGWNLPAVTVRFGEALDFSRYEGLAGDRFVERSITDEIMYEIMTLSGQEYVDVYGARVKKSMDATGASASDVVSRLQPPADEAADRAPESLAG; from the coding sequence GTGTTGTTCTACTGGTTCCTCAAGTACGTGGCGCTCGGCCCGGTCGTGAAGCTGGTGTTCCGGCCGCACGTGGAGGGTGTGGAGCACGTGCCGCCCCGCGGGGCGGCGATCCTCGCGAGCAACCACCTGTCTGCGGCCGACTGGGTCTTCATGCCGCTGTCGGTGCGCCGGCGGGTGACCTTCCTGGCCAAGGCCGAGTACTTCACCGGCTCCGGTCTCAAGGGCTTCCTGCAGCGGGCCTTCTTCACCGGCGCGGGACAGGTCCCGATCGACCGGACGAGCGCCTCGGCCGCGGAGGACGCGATCCAGACCGGCCTGCGCCTGCTCCGGCAGGGACGGCTGCTGGGCATCTACCCCGAGGGCACGCGGTCGCCGGACGGCCGGCTCTTCCGCGGCAAGACCGGCGTGGCCCGGATGACCCTGGAGACCGGCGTGCCGGTCGTGCCGGTCGCCATGGTCTACCGCCCGCGCCGGCTACCGCTGGTCGGCTGGAACCTCCCGGCGGTGACCGTCCGCTTCGGGGAGGCGCTGGACTTCTCCCGCTACGAGGGCCTGGCCGGCGACCGCTTCGTCGAGCGCTCGATCACCGACGAGATCATGTACGAGATCATGACGCTGTCCGGCCAGGAGTACGTCGACGTCTACGGCGCCCGGGTGAAGAAGTCGATGGACGCCACCGGCGCCAGCGCCTCCGACGTGGTCAGCCGGCTGCAGCCGCCCGCCGACGAGGCCGCCGACCGGGCGCCGGAGTCGCTGGCCGGCTGA
- a CDS encoding methyl-accepting chemotaxis protein, with product MRWDIRTKVVALATACVAATGITVGGVSAWQSSVFADDARTDVEDLVAADLTQTANGVYDVVATQGASTAAKVDSDLAVAQHVLAQAGGFRLDRGTVTWEAKNQFSGEVTPVVLPRASAGGTWLGQNTDPAQPTPVVDQVRALVGGTATVFQRTGPAGDMLRVATNVVGTTGKRAIGTYIPATNPDGAPNPVLATVLAGQTYRGNAFVVDSWYVSAYAPLFDGAGQVVGMVYVGQKQQNLPALRESLEQTTVGEHGRVEVFGGTGDLRGTVVISQGGVRDGEPMLDATDAEGTRWVEQVVDAAVELQPGEQATVRYVDAETGPHTARVSYYQPWNWVITTIARDSDFAGPVEHLDAGRSSMLTGVVLAVLLVAAAGGGIAWLVGRRLTAPLERLRARMAEIADGEGDLTQRMDESGRDEVGDLSRAFNRFVDKVSGTIRDVGECARTLASSADNVATVAEGLGDRAARSRDQARHAQEAAGDISAGVTSAAAGAEQMGASIAEIARSASEAAQVGRSAADLARQTESTVATLGASSAEIGNVVKVIAAVAEQTNLLALNATIEAARAGEAGKGFAVVANEVKELAQEASRASEEIAQRVQGIQADTTAAVGSIGRIAEVVRDMNDHQTTIASAVEEQTAVTNELTRSVGAAADGAHAFTSTLTAVSEDAERSAEDVDTARTAARELDRLSAELTRLLGAFTV from the coding sequence TTGCGGTGGGACATCAGGACCAAGGTCGTGGCGTTGGCCACCGCGTGCGTGGCGGCCACCGGCATCACGGTCGGCGGGGTGAGCGCCTGGCAGAGCAGCGTCTTCGCCGACGACGCCCGGACCGACGTCGAGGACCTCGTCGCGGCCGACCTCACGCAGACCGCCAACGGTGTGTACGACGTGGTCGCCACGCAGGGCGCTTCGACCGCGGCCAAGGTGGACTCCGACCTCGCCGTCGCCCAGCACGTGCTGGCCCAGGCCGGCGGCTTCCGGCTCGACCGGGGCACGGTGACCTGGGAGGCGAAGAACCAGTTCAGCGGCGAGGTGACGCCGGTCGTGCTGCCCCGCGCGTCCGCGGGCGGCACCTGGCTGGGCCAGAACACCGACCCGGCGCAGCCCACGCCGGTGGTCGACCAGGTGCGGGCGCTCGTCGGCGGCACCGCGACGGTCTTCCAGCGGACCGGACCGGCCGGCGACATGCTCCGCGTGGCCACCAACGTCGTGGGGACGACGGGCAAGCGCGCGATCGGGACCTACATCCCGGCGACCAACCCCGACGGCGCGCCCAACCCGGTGCTCGCCACCGTCCTCGCCGGGCAGACCTACCGCGGCAACGCCTTCGTCGTCGACTCCTGGTACGTGTCGGCCTACGCGCCGCTGTTCGACGGCGCCGGCCAGGTCGTCGGCATGGTCTACGTCGGCCAGAAGCAGCAGAACCTGCCGGCCCTGCGGGAGAGCCTCGAGCAGACCACCGTGGGCGAGCACGGCCGGGTCGAGGTCTTCGGTGGCACCGGTGACCTGCGCGGCACGGTCGTGATCAGCCAGGGCGGCGTCCGCGACGGGGAACCGATGCTGGACGCCACCGACGCCGAGGGCACCCGCTGGGTGGAGCAGGTGGTCGACGCCGCCGTCGAGCTGCAGCCGGGCGAGCAGGCCACCGTCCGCTACGTCGACGCCGAGACCGGTCCGCACACCGCGCGCGTCTCCTACTACCAGCCGTGGAACTGGGTGATCACCACCATCGCCCGCGACAGCGACTTCGCCGGCCCCGTCGAGCACCTGGACGCCGGTCGCTCCTCGATGCTCACCGGGGTCGTCCTCGCCGTCCTGCTCGTCGCCGCGGCCGGCGGTGGCATCGCGTGGCTGGTCGGCCGGCGGCTGACCGCCCCGCTGGAGCGGCTGCGGGCGCGGATGGCCGAGATCGCCGACGGCGAGGGCGACCTGACCCAGCGGATGGACGAGTCGGGCCGCGACGAGGTGGGTGACCTGTCGCGGGCGTTCAACCGCTTCGTCGACAAGGTGTCCGGCACCATCCGCGACGTCGGCGAGTGCGCCCGCACGCTGGCCTCCTCCGCGGACAACGTGGCGACGGTGGCCGAGGGCCTCGGCGACCGGGCCGCCCGCAGCCGCGACCAGGCCCGGCACGCCCAGGAGGCCGCCGGCGACATCAGCGCGGGCGTGACCTCCGCTGCCGCCGGCGCCGAGCAGATGGGCGCCTCGATCGCCGAGATCGCCCGCAGCGCCAGCGAGGCGGCACAGGTGGGCCGCAGCGCCGCCGACCTCGCCCGGCAGACCGAGTCCACGGTGGCCACCCTGGGGGCCAGCTCGGCCGAGATCGGGAACGTCGTCAAGGTGATCGCCGCGGTGGCCGAGCAGACCAACCTGCTGGCGCTGAACGCCACCATCGAGGCCGCACGGGCCGGCGAGGCGGGCAAGGGCTTCGCCGTCGTCGCCAACGAGGTCAAGGAGCTGGCCCAGGAGGCCTCCCGGGCCAGCGAGGAGATCGCCCAGCGGGTGCAGGGCATCCAGGCCGACACGACGGCGGCGGTGGGCTCCATCGGCCGGATCGCCGAGGTCGTGCGGGACATGAACGACCACCAGACCACGATCGCCAGCGCGGTCGAGGAGCAGACGGCGGTCACCAACGAGCTGACCCGCAGCGTGGGCGCCGCGGCCGACGGCGCCCACGCCTTCACCAGCACGCTCACCGCGGTCAGCGAGGACGCCGAGCGCAGCGCCGAGGACGTGGACACCGCCCGCACCGCGGCCCGCGAGCTCGACCGGCTCTCCGCCGAGCTGACCCGCCTGCTGGGGGCCTTCACCGTCTGA
- a CDS encoding 6-phosphofructokinase — translation MRIGILTGGGDCPGLNAVIRAIVRKSVQSGDEVVGFRDGWRGVLEGDTVPMDLAAVRGILPRGGTVLGTSRTNPYALQGGGDRVLATLERLGVDALIPIGGEDTLGVATKLAEAGVRVVGVPKTIDNDLDATDYTFGFDTALGVATEAIDRLHTTGDSHHRTLVVEVMGRHAGWIALHAGMAGGATVVLIPEQPFDVDAVVEHCQRRFDSGYSPIVVVSEGAKPKDGDWVLTTGEKDAFGHVRLGGIGTALASLIEERTGRESRAVVLGHIQRGGTPSPFDRVLATRFGLAAHDAVHAGETGVMVALRGTDIVRVALTEATAQLKLVPVERYAEVEVFFG, via the coding sequence ATGCGCATCGGCATCCTGACCGGCGGCGGCGACTGCCCGGGCCTCAACGCGGTCATCCGCGCGATCGTGCGCAAGAGCGTCCAGTCCGGCGACGAGGTGGTCGGCTTCCGGGACGGCTGGCGCGGGGTGCTCGAGGGCGACACCGTGCCGATGGACCTTGCCGCCGTCCGCGGCATCCTGCCCCGCGGGGGAACGGTACTGGGCACCTCGCGGACCAACCCGTACGCGCTGCAGGGGGGCGGGGACCGGGTGCTGGCCACGCTGGAGCGGCTCGGCGTCGACGCGCTCATCCCGATCGGCGGCGAGGACACCCTGGGGGTGGCCACCAAGCTCGCCGAGGCCGGCGTGCGCGTGGTCGGCGTCCCCAAGACCATCGACAACGACCTGGACGCCACCGACTACACCTTCGGCTTCGACACCGCCCTCGGCGTGGCCACCGAGGCCATCGACCGGCTGCACACCACCGGGGACAGTCACCACCGCACGCTGGTCGTCGAGGTGATGGGCCGGCACGCGGGCTGGATCGCGCTGCACGCGGGGATGGCCGGCGGCGCCACCGTCGTCCTCATCCCCGAGCAGCCCTTCGACGTCGACGCCGTCGTCGAGCACTGCCAGCGCCGGTTCGACTCCGGCTACTCGCCGATCGTGGTGGTCTCCGAGGGCGCGAAACCCAAGGACGGGGACTGGGTGTTGACCACGGGGGAGAAGGACGCGTTCGGCCACGTCCGGCTCGGCGGCATCGGCACCGCGCTGGCCTCGCTGATCGAGGAGCGCACCGGCCGGGAGTCCCGCGCCGTCGTCCTCGGGCACATCCAGCGCGGCGGCACCCCGTCGCCGTTCGACCGGGTGCTGGCCACCCGCTTCGGGCTGGCCGCGCACGACGCGGTGCACGCCGGCGAGACCGGCGTCATGGTGGCGCTGCGCGGCACCGACATCGTGCGGGTGGCGCTGACCGAGGCGACGGCGCAACTCAAGCTCGTCCCCGTGGAGCGTTACGCCGAGGTCGAGGTCTTCTTCGGTTGA
- a CDS encoding ROK family glucokinase, which yields MAGADAADLPALGIDVGGTKVAGGVVAPDGTVLATARRATPGSSVRETEDAIAAVVEVLARGHDGPLVGVGVGAAGWFDRTGDTVLFSPHLAWRNSTLRKDLAARLQRPMWVGNDADAAAWAEYRYGAARGADLALMITLGTGIGGGIVMDGRLQRGSHGVAGEWGHMRVVPEGRLCACGNRGCWEQYASGTALGQTAREVARSSPAAAALLLERVDGDPDRLTGEHVATAAAEDDPLALELLAEVGAWLGQGIADLSAVLDPEVVVIGGGVSVLGEMVLGPARQRLGRALPGRGFRPGPRVMAARLGAEAGIVGSADLVRRAVADGPG from the coding sequence GTGGCCGGCGCAGACGCCGCCGACCTGCCCGCGCTGGGCATCGACGTCGGCGGCACGAAGGTGGCCGGTGGCGTCGTCGCCCCGGACGGCACGGTGCTGGCGACCGCGCGGCGGGCGACCCCCGGATCGTCGGTGCGGGAGACCGAGGACGCGATCGCCGCGGTGGTCGAGGTGCTCGCCCGCGGGCACGACGGCCCGCTGGTCGGCGTCGGCGTGGGGGCGGCCGGCTGGTTCGACCGCACCGGCGACACGGTGCTGTTCAGCCCGCACCTGGCCTGGCGGAACTCGACGCTCCGCAAGGACCTCGCCGCCCGGCTGCAGCGGCCGATGTGGGTGGGCAACGACGCCGACGCGGCGGCCTGGGCCGAGTACCGCTACGGCGCGGCCCGCGGAGCGGACCTGGCGCTGATGATCACCCTGGGTACCGGCATCGGTGGCGGCATCGTCATGGACGGCCGCCTGCAGCGCGGCTCGCACGGCGTCGCGGGGGAGTGGGGCCACATGCGCGTCGTCCCCGAGGGGCGGCTGTGCGCGTGCGGCAACCGCGGGTGCTGGGAGCAGTACGCCAGCGGCACGGCGCTGGGTCAGACCGCCCGTGAGGTGGCCCGCAGCTCACCGGCCGCCGCGGCCCTGCTGCTCGAGCGGGTGGACGGCGACCCGGACAGGCTCACCGGCGAGCACGTCGCGACCGCCGCCGCCGAGGACGACCCGCTGGCGCTGGAGCTACTCGCGGAGGTGGGCGCCTGGCTCGGGCAGGGGATCGCCGACCTCTCCGCCGTGCTGGACCCGGAGGTCGTCGTCATCGGCGGCGGGGTCAGCGTGTTGGGCGAGATGGTGCTCGGCCCGGCGCGTCAGCGGCTGGGACGGGCACTGCCCGGCCGCGGGTTCCGTCCCGGCCCCCGGGTGATGGCCGCCCGGCTGGGCGCGGAGGCCGGGATCGTCGGTTCCGCCGACCTGGTCCGCCGGGCCGTCGCCGACGGCCCGGGGTAG
- a CDS encoding deoxyribonuclease IV yields MPPIGAHIQIKGGLATGGLAYTDAVAARAVQVFVGNPRGWRLTPGDPRQDARFTAGCAERGVPSFIHTPFLVNVGSPTEATVEQSVATIAHNLARGAQLGCRGVVVHAGSAVGEDRYEDALRQLHERLLPVLEAAPDDGPRLLVEPTAGGGRSLAATVEDLGPYFAALEHHPLLGVCFDTCHAWAAGHELTVPGGMAGTLDALEATVGPGRLGLVHANDSLDECGSKRDRHTTIGAGSIGVAPFAELLAHRSVAGVPVVVETPSERDGVASAGHAADIALLCSLRDGPAQAQAPAA; encoded by the coding sequence GTGCCGCCGATCGGGGCGCACATCCAGATCAAGGGCGGGCTGGCCACGGGCGGCCTGGCCTACACCGACGCGGTCGCCGCGCGTGCCGTGCAGGTCTTCGTCGGCAACCCGCGGGGCTGGCGGCTGACCCCGGGCGACCCCCGGCAGGACGCGCGGTTCACCGCCGGCTGCGCCGAGCGCGGGGTGCCCTCGTTCATCCACACGCCGTTCCTGGTCAACGTCGGCTCCCCCACCGAGGCGACCGTCGAGCAGTCGGTGGCGACCATCGCGCACAACCTCGCCCGCGGCGCCCAGCTCGGCTGCCGGGGCGTCGTCGTGCACGCCGGGTCGGCCGTCGGCGAGGACCGCTACGAGGACGCGCTGCGCCAGCTGCACGAGCGGCTGCTGCCGGTGCTGGAGGCCGCGCCGGACGACGGCCCGCGGCTGCTGGTCGAGCCGACCGCCGGCGGCGGCAGGTCGCTGGCCGCCACGGTCGAGGACCTCGGCCCGTACTTCGCCGCGCTCGAGCACCACCCGCTGCTCGGCGTCTGCTTCGACACCTGCCACGCCTGGGCGGCCGGCCACGAGCTGACCGTGCCCGGCGGGATGGCCGGCACCCTCGACGCGCTGGAGGCCACCGTCGGCCCGGGTCGGCTGGGCCTGGTGCACGCGAACGACTCCCTCGACGAGTGCGGCTCCAAACGGGACCGGCACACCACCATCGGGGCCGGCTCGATCGGCGTTGCCCCGTTCGCGGAGCTGCTCGCCCACCGGTCGGTGGCCGGCGTCCCGGTCGTCGTCGAGACGCCGAGCGAGCGGGACGGCGTGGCCTCGGCCGGGCACGCGGCCGACATCGCGCTGCTGTGCTCGCTGCGCGACGGCCCCGCGCAGGCCCAGGCCCCAGCCGCCTGA
- a CDS encoding DUF6221 family protein, translating into MSAPHPDLPSSIRNEDLVDFLLTRFDEDEEAARFVALSASRSNASLVAHVLRDVRAKRDLVRYFRDLEQQGPRGATMERALRLIGQTYAEHPHYREDWRP; encoded by the coding sequence GTGAGCGCGCCGCACCCGGACCTGCCGAGCAGCATCCGCAACGAGGACCTGGTCGACTTCCTGCTCACCCGTTTCGACGAGGACGAGGAGGCCGCCCGGTTCGTCGCCCTCAGCGCGTCGCGGTCCAACGCCTCGCTAGTGGCGCACGTGCTGCGCGACGTCCGGGCCAAGCGCGACCTGGTCCGCTACTTCCGCGACCTGGAGCAGCAGGGCCCACGTGGCGCCACCATGGAGCGGGCGCTGCGGCTGATCGGGCAGACCTACGCCGAGCACCCGCACTACCGGGAGGACTGGCGGCCCTGA